Proteins encoded within one genomic window of Siniperca chuatsi isolate FFG_IHB_CAS linkage group LG4, ASM2008510v1, whole genome shotgun sequence:
- the fads2 gene encoding acyl-CoA 6-desaturase, producing MGGGGQQTEPGEPAGGRAGGVYTWGEVQSHCSRNDQWLVIDRKVYNITQWAKRHPGGFRVIHHYAGEDATEAFTAFHPDLKFVQKFLKPLLIGELAATEPSQDRNKNATIVQDFHTLRTKVESKGLFRAQPLFFCLHLGHILLLEALAWLIIWLWGTSWTLTFLCSIMLATAQSQAGWLQHDFGHLSVFKKSSWNHMLHKFVIGHLKGASANWWNHRHFQHHAKPNIFSKDPDVNMLNFFVVGTTQPVEYGIKKIKRMPYHHQHQYFFLVGPPLLIPVYFHIQIIQTLISRRDWAGLVWALSYYLRYLCCYVPLYGLFGSLALISFVRFLESHWFVWVTQMNHLPMDIDHEKHHDWLSMQLQATCNIEQSPFNDWFSGHLNFQIEHHLFPTMPRHNYHLVAPLVRALCEKHGIPYQVKTMWQGFADIVGSLKNSGDLWLDAYLHK from the exons ATGGGAGGCGGAGGCCAGCAGACGGAGCCAGGAGAGCCGGCCGGGGGGCGAGCAGGTGGTGTTTACACCTGGGGAGAGGTGCAGAGCCACTGCAGCAGGAATGACCAGTGGCTGGTCATTGATCGAAAGGTTTACAACATCACACAGTGGGCCAAAAGGCACCCAGGAGGGTTTCGGGTCATCCACCACTATGCTGGAGAGGATGCCACg GAGGCATTCACTGCTTTTCATCCTGATTTAAAGTTTGTGCAAAAGTTTCTGAAGCCCCTTCTGATTGGAGAGCTGGCAGCAACAGAGCCCAGCCAGGACCGAAACAAAAAT GCAACAATCGTACAGGACTTCCACACTTTACGTACAAAGGTGGAGAGCAAGGGTCTGTTTCGAGCTCAGCCTTTGTTCTTCTGCCTCCACCTGGGTCACATCCTGCTGCTGGAGGCCCTCGCCTGGCTGATCATCTGGCTCTGGGGAACCAGCTGGACTCTGACGTTTCTGTGCTCGATCATGCTGGCGACCGCTCAG TCGCAGGCCGGATGGCTGCAGCACGACTTCGGCCACCTGTCGGTCTTCAAGAAGTCCAGCTGGAATCACATGTTGCACAAGTTTGTCATCGGCCATTTAAAG GGAGCCTCTGCCAACTGGTGGAATCACCGGCATTTCCAGCATCACGCCAAACCCAACATCTTCAGTAAGGACCCTGATGTCAACATGTTGAACTTCTTCGTAGTTGGAACCACTCAACCAGTGGAG TACGGCATAAAAAAGATCAAACGCATGCCCTACCATCACCAACACCAGTACTTCTTTCTTG ttGGACCGCCGCTTCTCATTCCAGTTTACTTCCACATTCAGATAATACAAACCTTGATTTCCCGCCGCGACTGGGCG GGTCTGGTTTGGGCTCTGTCTTACTACCTTCGCTACCTGTGCTGTTATGTACCTCTGTATGGCCTGTTTGGCTCACTGGCGCTCATCAGCTTCGTCAG GTTTTTGGAGAGTCACTGGTTTGTGTGGGTGACTCAGATGAATCATCTGCCAATGGACATCGACCACGAGAAGCACCATGACTGGCTGAGCATGCAG TTACAAGCCACCTGTAATATCGAGCAGTCCCCCTTCAACGACTGGTTCAGCGGACACCTCAACTTTCAAATCGAACACCA TTTGTTTCCCACGATGCCGCGCCACAACTACCACCTGGTGGCCCCGCTGGTCCGGGCACTGTGTGAGAAACATGGGATTCCTTAccaggtgaaaacaatgtggCAAGGCTTCGCTGATATTGTCGG gtcACTGAAGAACTCGGGGGACCTCTGGCTCGATGCGTATCTCCATAAATGA
- the eps8l2 gene encoding epidermal growth factor receptor kinase substrate 8-like protein 2 isoform X1 — protein sequence MKSMQRNPVSSSCHCSGVARSDSKISAKALYEQRKKYSNSNFIMHETSQYHVEHLSTFIMDKTESIATVDDAIKKLVLLDSKDKIWTQEMLLQVTDKAVRLLDCDTQEELENFPLPIIHLSQTVLNQTRYPSVLLLVCQDKEQHRPDIHFFHCDEVEAEMVHADIDSAIGDNKHGKKMRLQTLKVNQEKMKRHRETILPPSAPKGPSPAAKGRVEATKTQARRASGQNDAESHEKLAQRIEKDVQILNCALDDIEIFVARLQKAAEAFSQLNHRNKSKKNKKKGPAEGMLTLRAKPPSEAEFIDSLQKLKLAFNLLAKLKKHIQNPSASELVHFLFGPLELVLQSCGSPDLVRSVISPHLSKDAVDFLRGHLSPKEMTIFELLGEGWTTPRAEWPRDQCAPPYYPKFRNGWEPPAELFRTAPWETEGSMGPLASPTSPNYRKQSSEDFYGTHSSSSSNGSYNGIPQTRKYAKIRYHFVARNANELSVLQDEILEVIEDDKQWWKLRNRSGQSGYVPFNILDVVKIEEPEAVYSQQGYRMSPPGSQIYGDSFNKSRPKDKMMDEVNNELLMMITANKSQPPARKFRVERSSGSQVPLTFDSNAEQVIAWLTAKGFSKPTVECLGILTGAQLFSLNKEELKAVCGEEGSRVYCQITVQKSQLEKTSGDSELQEIMKRRQERIDSGSKD from the exons ATGAAGAGCATGCAGCGTAACCCCGTCTCCTCTTCTTGTCATTGCAGTGGAGTGGCCAGATCGGACAGCAAGATCAGCGCCAAGGCCCTTTATG aacagaggaaaaaataCTCCAACTCCAATTTCATCATGCATGAGACATCGCAGTATCATGTTGAG CATCTCTCCACATTCATTATGGACAAGACAGAGTCCATTGCCACAGTGGACGATGCCATCAAGAAATTGGTCCTTCTGGACTCAAAAGACAAAATCTGGACCCAGGAGATGCTCCTGCAGGTCACCGACAAGGCGGTCAGACTGCTGGACTGTGACACACAG GAAGAGTTGGAGAACTTCCCTCTGCCCATCATCCACCTGAGTCAAACGGTCCTGAATCAGACACGTTACCCCTccgtgctgctgctggtgtgtcaGGACAAGGAGCAGCACAGACCCGACATCCACTTCTTCCACTGTGACGAGGTGGAG GCTGAGATGGTTCATGCGGATATAGACAGTGCCATTGGAGACAACAAGCATGGAAAGAAAATGAGGCTTCAGACTCTGAA GGTAAACCAGGAGAAAATGAAGCGTCACAGAGAAACCATCCTTCCCCCCTCAGCCCCTAAGGGCCCCTCACCTGCTGCGAAGGGACGAGTGGAAGCCACAAAGACACAGG CCAGACGAGCCTCCGGACAAAATGACGCAGAGTCACATGAAAAGCTGGCCCAGCGCATTGAGAAGGATGTG CAAATCCTCAACTGTGCCCTGGATGACATAGAGATCTTTGTGGCGCGGTTGCAAAAGGCAGCAGAGGCCTTTTCCCAGCTCAACCATCGCAACAAGAGtaagaagaataagaagaaaGGACCAGCAG AGGGCATGCTGACCCTGCGAGCCAAGCCCCCCTCCGAAGCAGAGTTCATTGATAGCCTGCAGAAACTGAAGCTGGCCTTCAACCTCTTG GCCAAACTGAAGAAACACATACAGAATCCAAGTGCATCTGAGCTGGTTCACTTCCTCTTCGGGCCTCTGGAGCTG GTGCTGCAGAGCTGTGGAAGTCCTGACCTGGTGCGTTCAGTAATCTCCCCTCACCTTTCCAAAGATGCTGTCGACTTCCTGCGGGGACACCTCTCCCCCAAAGAGATGACCATCTTTGAGCTGCTGGGGGAAGGATGGACCACACCCAG agcAGAGTGGCCAAGGGATCAGTGTGCTCCTCCTTATTACCCAAAGTTTCGTAACGGCTGGGAGCCACCGGCAGAGCTCTTCAGGACGGCCCCATGGGAAACAGAGGGATCCATGGGGCCACTGGCGTCTCCCACCAGCCCCAATTACAGAAAACAGTCATCAGAGGAC ttttatggaACTCACTCCTCAAGCTCGTCAAATGG GTCTTACAATGGGATACCACAGACTCGCAAATATGCCAAAATTCGTTACCACTTTGTAGCACGGAATGCCAACGAGCTGTCAGTGCTGCAGGATGAAATCCTCGAG GTGATAGAGGATGacaaacagtggtggaaactaCGGAATCGCAGTGGCCAGTCCGGCTACGTCCCATTTAACATCCTGGACGTTGTGAAGATAGAGGAGCCTGAAGCCGTCTATAGCCAG caagGCTACAGGATGTCACCTCCTGGTTCTCAGATTTATGGAGACAGCTTCAACAAGAGTAGACCCAAAGACAAAA TGATGGATGAGGTCAACAATGAGTTATTGATGATGATCACTGCTAACAAAAGCCAGCCGCCCGCCAGGAAGTTCCGCGTGGAGCGATCATCTGGCAGCCAAGTGCCGCTCACCTTTGACTCAAACGCAGAGCAGGTGATCGCATGGCTCACCGCAAAAGGTTTCTCAAAACC GACGGTTGAATGTTTGGGGATCCTGACTGGAGCCCAGCTGTTTTCCCTCAACAAAGAAGAGCTGAAGGCGGTGTGTGGAGAAGAAGGCAGTCGTGTCTACTGTCAGATCACCGTACAGAAATCACAGCTGGAG AAGACCAGTGGAGACTCAGAGCTGCAGGAGATCatgaagaggaggcaggagaggaTCGACTCTGGCAGCAAAGACTGA
- the eps8l2 gene encoding epidermal growth factor receptor kinase substrate 8-like protein 2 isoform X2, with translation MSVLESPSRQANGVARSDSKISAKALYEQRKKYSNSNFIMHETSQYHVEHLSTFIMDKTESIATVDDAIKKLVLLDSKDKIWTQEMLLQVTDKAVRLLDCDTQEELENFPLPIIHLSQTVLNQTRYPSVLLLVCQDKEQHRPDIHFFHCDEVEAEMVHADIDSAIGDNKHGKKMRLQTLKVNQEKMKRHRETILPPSAPKGPSPAAKGRVEATKTQARRASGQNDAESHEKLAQRIEKDVQILNCALDDIEIFVARLQKAAEAFSQLNHRNKSKKNKKKGPAEGMLTLRAKPPSEAEFIDSLQKLKLAFNLLAKLKKHIQNPSASELVHFLFGPLELVLQSCGSPDLVRSVISPHLSKDAVDFLRGHLSPKEMTIFELLGEGWTTPRAEWPRDQCAPPYYPKFRNGWEPPAELFRTAPWETEGSMGPLASPTSPNYRKQSSEDFYGTHSSSSSNGSYNGIPQTRKYAKIRYHFVARNANELSVLQDEILEVIEDDKQWWKLRNRSGQSGYVPFNILDVVKIEEPEAVYSQQGYRMSPPGSQIYGDSFNKSRPKDKMMDEVNNELLMMITANKSQPPARKFRVERSSGSQVPLTFDSNAEQVIAWLTAKGFSKPTVECLGILTGAQLFSLNKEELKAVCGEEGSRVYCQITVQKSQLEKTSGDSELQEIMKRRQERIDSGSKD, from the exons ATGAGTGTCCTTGAATCTCCGTCGAGGCAAGCCAA TGGAGTGGCCAGATCGGACAGCAAGATCAGCGCCAAGGCCCTTTATG aacagaggaaaaaataCTCCAACTCCAATTTCATCATGCATGAGACATCGCAGTATCATGTTGAG CATCTCTCCACATTCATTATGGACAAGACAGAGTCCATTGCCACAGTGGACGATGCCATCAAGAAATTGGTCCTTCTGGACTCAAAAGACAAAATCTGGACCCAGGAGATGCTCCTGCAGGTCACCGACAAGGCGGTCAGACTGCTGGACTGTGACACACAG GAAGAGTTGGAGAACTTCCCTCTGCCCATCATCCACCTGAGTCAAACGGTCCTGAATCAGACACGTTACCCCTccgtgctgctgctggtgtgtcaGGACAAGGAGCAGCACAGACCCGACATCCACTTCTTCCACTGTGACGAGGTGGAG GCTGAGATGGTTCATGCGGATATAGACAGTGCCATTGGAGACAACAAGCATGGAAAGAAAATGAGGCTTCAGACTCTGAA GGTAAACCAGGAGAAAATGAAGCGTCACAGAGAAACCATCCTTCCCCCCTCAGCCCCTAAGGGCCCCTCACCTGCTGCGAAGGGACGAGTGGAAGCCACAAAGACACAGG CCAGACGAGCCTCCGGACAAAATGACGCAGAGTCACATGAAAAGCTGGCCCAGCGCATTGAGAAGGATGTG CAAATCCTCAACTGTGCCCTGGATGACATAGAGATCTTTGTGGCGCGGTTGCAAAAGGCAGCAGAGGCCTTTTCCCAGCTCAACCATCGCAACAAGAGtaagaagaataagaagaaaGGACCAGCAG AGGGCATGCTGACCCTGCGAGCCAAGCCCCCCTCCGAAGCAGAGTTCATTGATAGCCTGCAGAAACTGAAGCTGGCCTTCAACCTCTTG GCCAAACTGAAGAAACACATACAGAATCCAAGTGCATCTGAGCTGGTTCACTTCCTCTTCGGGCCTCTGGAGCTG GTGCTGCAGAGCTGTGGAAGTCCTGACCTGGTGCGTTCAGTAATCTCCCCTCACCTTTCCAAAGATGCTGTCGACTTCCTGCGGGGACACCTCTCCCCCAAAGAGATGACCATCTTTGAGCTGCTGGGGGAAGGATGGACCACACCCAG agcAGAGTGGCCAAGGGATCAGTGTGCTCCTCCTTATTACCCAAAGTTTCGTAACGGCTGGGAGCCACCGGCAGAGCTCTTCAGGACGGCCCCATGGGAAACAGAGGGATCCATGGGGCCACTGGCGTCTCCCACCAGCCCCAATTACAGAAAACAGTCATCAGAGGAC ttttatggaACTCACTCCTCAAGCTCGTCAAATGG GTCTTACAATGGGATACCACAGACTCGCAAATATGCCAAAATTCGTTACCACTTTGTAGCACGGAATGCCAACGAGCTGTCAGTGCTGCAGGATGAAATCCTCGAG GTGATAGAGGATGacaaacagtggtggaaactaCGGAATCGCAGTGGCCAGTCCGGCTACGTCCCATTTAACATCCTGGACGTTGTGAAGATAGAGGAGCCTGAAGCCGTCTATAGCCAG caagGCTACAGGATGTCACCTCCTGGTTCTCAGATTTATGGAGACAGCTTCAACAAGAGTAGACCCAAAGACAAAA TGATGGATGAGGTCAACAATGAGTTATTGATGATGATCACTGCTAACAAAAGCCAGCCGCCCGCCAGGAAGTTCCGCGTGGAGCGATCATCTGGCAGCCAAGTGCCGCTCACCTTTGACTCAAACGCAGAGCAGGTGATCGCATGGCTCACCGCAAAAGGTTTCTCAAAACC GACGGTTGAATGTTTGGGGATCCTGACTGGAGCCCAGCTGTTTTCCCTCAACAAAGAAGAGCTGAAGGCGGTGTGTGGAGAAGAAGGCAGTCGTGTCTACTGTCAGATCACCGTACAGAAATCACAGCTGGAG AAGACCAGTGGAGACTCAGAGCTGCAGGAGATCatgaagaggaggcaggagaggaTCGACTCTGGCAGCAAAGACTGA
- the eps8l2 gene encoding epidermal growth factor receptor kinase substrate 8-like protein 2 isoform X4 has protein sequence MSLSEQRKKYSNSNFIMHETSQYHVEHLSTFIMDKTESIATVDDAIKKLVLLDSKDKIWTQEMLLQVTDKAVRLLDCDTQEELENFPLPIIHLSQTVLNQTRYPSVLLLVCQDKEQHRPDIHFFHCDEVEAEMVHADIDSAIGDNKHGKKMRLQTLKVNQEKMKRHRETILPPSAPKGPSPAAKGRVEATKTQARRASGQNDAESHEKLAQRIEKDVQILNCALDDIEIFVARLQKAAEAFSQLNHRNKSKKNKKKGPAEGMLTLRAKPPSEAEFIDSLQKLKLAFNLLAKLKKHIQNPSASELVHFLFGPLELVLQSCGSPDLVRSVISPHLSKDAVDFLRGHLSPKEMTIFELLGEGWTTPRAEWPRDQCAPPYYPKFRNGWEPPAELFRTAPWETEGSMGPLASPTSPNYRKQSSEDFYGTHSSSSSNGSYNGIPQTRKYAKIRYHFVARNANELSVLQDEILEVIEDDKQWWKLRNRSGQSGYVPFNILDVVKIEEPEAVYSQQGYRMSPPGSQIYGDSFNKSRPKDKMMDEVNNELLMMITANKSQPPARKFRVERSSGSQVPLTFDSNAEQVIAWLTAKGFSKPTVECLGILTGAQLFSLNKEELKAVCGEEGSRVYCQITVQKSQLEKTSGDSELQEIMKRRQERIDSGSKD, from the exons ATGTCTCTGTCAG aacagaggaaaaaataCTCCAACTCCAATTTCATCATGCATGAGACATCGCAGTATCATGTTGAG CATCTCTCCACATTCATTATGGACAAGACAGAGTCCATTGCCACAGTGGACGATGCCATCAAGAAATTGGTCCTTCTGGACTCAAAAGACAAAATCTGGACCCAGGAGATGCTCCTGCAGGTCACCGACAAGGCGGTCAGACTGCTGGACTGTGACACACAG GAAGAGTTGGAGAACTTCCCTCTGCCCATCATCCACCTGAGTCAAACGGTCCTGAATCAGACACGTTACCCCTccgtgctgctgctggtgtgtcaGGACAAGGAGCAGCACAGACCCGACATCCACTTCTTCCACTGTGACGAGGTGGAG GCTGAGATGGTTCATGCGGATATAGACAGTGCCATTGGAGACAACAAGCATGGAAAGAAAATGAGGCTTCAGACTCTGAA GGTAAACCAGGAGAAAATGAAGCGTCACAGAGAAACCATCCTTCCCCCCTCAGCCCCTAAGGGCCCCTCACCTGCTGCGAAGGGACGAGTGGAAGCCACAAAGACACAGG CCAGACGAGCCTCCGGACAAAATGACGCAGAGTCACATGAAAAGCTGGCCCAGCGCATTGAGAAGGATGTG CAAATCCTCAACTGTGCCCTGGATGACATAGAGATCTTTGTGGCGCGGTTGCAAAAGGCAGCAGAGGCCTTTTCCCAGCTCAACCATCGCAACAAGAGtaagaagaataagaagaaaGGACCAGCAG AGGGCATGCTGACCCTGCGAGCCAAGCCCCCCTCCGAAGCAGAGTTCATTGATAGCCTGCAGAAACTGAAGCTGGCCTTCAACCTCTTG GCCAAACTGAAGAAACACATACAGAATCCAAGTGCATCTGAGCTGGTTCACTTCCTCTTCGGGCCTCTGGAGCTG GTGCTGCAGAGCTGTGGAAGTCCTGACCTGGTGCGTTCAGTAATCTCCCCTCACCTTTCCAAAGATGCTGTCGACTTCCTGCGGGGACACCTCTCCCCCAAAGAGATGACCATCTTTGAGCTGCTGGGGGAAGGATGGACCACACCCAG agcAGAGTGGCCAAGGGATCAGTGTGCTCCTCCTTATTACCCAAAGTTTCGTAACGGCTGGGAGCCACCGGCAGAGCTCTTCAGGACGGCCCCATGGGAAACAGAGGGATCCATGGGGCCACTGGCGTCTCCCACCAGCCCCAATTACAGAAAACAGTCATCAGAGGAC ttttatggaACTCACTCCTCAAGCTCGTCAAATGG GTCTTACAATGGGATACCACAGACTCGCAAATATGCCAAAATTCGTTACCACTTTGTAGCACGGAATGCCAACGAGCTGTCAGTGCTGCAGGATGAAATCCTCGAG GTGATAGAGGATGacaaacagtggtggaaactaCGGAATCGCAGTGGCCAGTCCGGCTACGTCCCATTTAACATCCTGGACGTTGTGAAGATAGAGGAGCCTGAAGCCGTCTATAGCCAG caagGCTACAGGATGTCACCTCCTGGTTCTCAGATTTATGGAGACAGCTTCAACAAGAGTAGACCCAAAGACAAAA TGATGGATGAGGTCAACAATGAGTTATTGATGATGATCACTGCTAACAAAAGCCAGCCGCCCGCCAGGAAGTTCCGCGTGGAGCGATCATCTGGCAGCCAAGTGCCGCTCACCTTTGACTCAAACGCAGAGCAGGTGATCGCATGGCTCACCGCAAAAGGTTTCTCAAAACC GACGGTTGAATGTTTGGGGATCCTGACTGGAGCCCAGCTGTTTTCCCTCAACAAAGAAGAGCTGAAGGCGGTGTGTGGAGAAGAAGGCAGTCGTGTCTACTGTCAGATCACCGTACAGAAATCACAGCTGGAG AAGACCAGTGGAGACTCAGAGCTGCAGGAGATCatgaagaggaggcaggagaggaTCGACTCTGGCAGCAAAGACTGA
- the eps8l2 gene encoding epidermal growth factor receptor kinase substrate 8-like protein 2 isoform X3 yields MWTLEQRKKYSNSNFIMHETSQYHVEHLSTFIMDKTESIATVDDAIKKLVLLDSKDKIWTQEMLLQVTDKAVRLLDCDTQEELENFPLPIIHLSQTVLNQTRYPSVLLLVCQDKEQHRPDIHFFHCDEVEAEMVHADIDSAIGDNKHGKKMRLQTLKVNQEKMKRHRETILPPSAPKGPSPAAKGRVEATKTQARRASGQNDAESHEKLAQRIEKDVQILNCALDDIEIFVARLQKAAEAFSQLNHRNKSKKNKKKGPAEGMLTLRAKPPSEAEFIDSLQKLKLAFNLLAKLKKHIQNPSASELVHFLFGPLELVLQSCGSPDLVRSVISPHLSKDAVDFLRGHLSPKEMTIFELLGEGWTTPRAEWPRDQCAPPYYPKFRNGWEPPAELFRTAPWETEGSMGPLASPTSPNYRKQSSEDFYGTHSSSSSNGSYNGIPQTRKYAKIRYHFVARNANELSVLQDEILEVIEDDKQWWKLRNRSGQSGYVPFNILDVVKIEEPEAVYSQQGYRMSPPGSQIYGDSFNKSRPKDKMMDEVNNELLMMITANKSQPPARKFRVERSSGSQVPLTFDSNAEQVIAWLTAKGFSKPTVECLGILTGAQLFSLNKEELKAVCGEEGSRVYCQITVQKSQLEKTSGDSELQEIMKRRQERIDSGSKD; encoded by the exons ATGTGGACTTTAG aacagaggaaaaaataCTCCAACTCCAATTTCATCATGCATGAGACATCGCAGTATCATGTTGAG CATCTCTCCACATTCATTATGGACAAGACAGAGTCCATTGCCACAGTGGACGATGCCATCAAGAAATTGGTCCTTCTGGACTCAAAAGACAAAATCTGGACCCAGGAGATGCTCCTGCAGGTCACCGACAAGGCGGTCAGACTGCTGGACTGTGACACACAG GAAGAGTTGGAGAACTTCCCTCTGCCCATCATCCACCTGAGTCAAACGGTCCTGAATCAGACACGTTACCCCTccgtgctgctgctggtgtgtcaGGACAAGGAGCAGCACAGACCCGACATCCACTTCTTCCACTGTGACGAGGTGGAG GCTGAGATGGTTCATGCGGATATAGACAGTGCCATTGGAGACAACAAGCATGGAAAGAAAATGAGGCTTCAGACTCTGAA GGTAAACCAGGAGAAAATGAAGCGTCACAGAGAAACCATCCTTCCCCCCTCAGCCCCTAAGGGCCCCTCACCTGCTGCGAAGGGACGAGTGGAAGCCACAAAGACACAGG CCAGACGAGCCTCCGGACAAAATGACGCAGAGTCACATGAAAAGCTGGCCCAGCGCATTGAGAAGGATGTG CAAATCCTCAACTGTGCCCTGGATGACATAGAGATCTTTGTGGCGCGGTTGCAAAAGGCAGCAGAGGCCTTTTCCCAGCTCAACCATCGCAACAAGAGtaagaagaataagaagaaaGGACCAGCAG AGGGCATGCTGACCCTGCGAGCCAAGCCCCCCTCCGAAGCAGAGTTCATTGATAGCCTGCAGAAACTGAAGCTGGCCTTCAACCTCTTG GCCAAACTGAAGAAACACATACAGAATCCAAGTGCATCTGAGCTGGTTCACTTCCTCTTCGGGCCTCTGGAGCTG GTGCTGCAGAGCTGTGGAAGTCCTGACCTGGTGCGTTCAGTAATCTCCCCTCACCTTTCCAAAGATGCTGTCGACTTCCTGCGGGGACACCTCTCCCCCAAAGAGATGACCATCTTTGAGCTGCTGGGGGAAGGATGGACCACACCCAG agcAGAGTGGCCAAGGGATCAGTGTGCTCCTCCTTATTACCCAAAGTTTCGTAACGGCTGGGAGCCACCGGCAGAGCTCTTCAGGACGGCCCCATGGGAAACAGAGGGATCCATGGGGCCACTGGCGTCTCCCACCAGCCCCAATTACAGAAAACAGTCATCAGAGGAC ttttatggaACTCACTCCTCAAGCTCGTCAAATGG GTCTTACAATGGGATACCACAGACTCGCAAATATGCCAAAATTCGTTACCACTTTGTAGCACGGAATGCCAACGAGCTGTCAGTGCTGCAGGATGAAATCCTCGAG GTGATAGAGGATGacaaacagtggtggaaactaCGGAATCGCAGTGGCCAGTCCGGCTACGTCCCATTTAACATCCTGGACGTTGTGAAGATAGAGGAGCCTGAAGCCGTCTATAGCCAG caagGCTACAGGATGTCACCTCCTGGTTCTCAGATTTATGGAGACAGCTTCAACAAGAGTAGACCCAAAGACAAAA TGATGGATGAGGTCAACAATGAGTTATTGATGATGATCACTGCTAACAAAAGCCAGCCGCCCGCCAGGAAGTTCCGCGTGGAGCGATCATCTGGCAGCCAAGTGCCGCTCACCTTTGACTCAAACGCAGAGCAGGTGATCGCATGGCTCACCGCAAAAGGTTTCTCAAAACC GACGGTTGAATGTTTGGGGATCCTGACTGGAGCCCAGCTGTTTTCCCTCAACAAAGAAGAGCTGAAGGCGGTGTGTGGAGAAGAAGGCAGTCGTGTCTACTGTCAGATCACCGTACAGAAATCACAGCTGGAG AAGACCAGTGGAGACTCAGAGCTGCAGGAGATCatgaagaggaggcaggagaggaTCGACTCTGGCAGCAAAGACTGA